Genomic window (Desulfobulbaceae bacterium):
GGTCAGCAACAAAACGGTTCTGATCGTTTCCCTTGCGCTTGTGATCTCCATTCTCTATCGGAAGAAGCTTCTGCATATCATTCATGAGCCCCGGATACTCTTTATGGAGTGCGGCACAAATACGGGCAGACTCTGCAAGCAAAAACAGATCCTGCGCCAAGGCAGGGTTATCAAATTTCTTAAAAAAATCTCCGTACTCCAACGGCACGTCATCATTGAAACCAAGTTCATTTATTGTTGACGAGGGGAATCGGTAGGTTCCGAGAATATCAAGATGCAGCAGAAAGGTGACGGTGAACTTATAGAACAGAAACCCTTTATCAGGAGTGTCAAAATCGGTAACTTCAGCGGGTAAACCGATGGTTTCGGTATCAAAAAAGGGATGGCGGCCAGATGTTAATTTAACATCTCTCCCCAAAATGCTGCGAGCATAAAGCAAAAGCCTGGCTTCGCAATCCTCAAGGCGAATACCGCCCTGACCACGAATCTGGCAGAGATACTTGTCCTCGACCTCCTCCATAAACAACTGAGCCTGACGCAGACCGTCAGCTTCATAGACATCGAGAATGGCCTTTACCCACTCTTTATACTGTGAAGGCTTGAGGCAGGATCCCGCCTTAACGGCCTGATCGACAAAGGCAAGAAACAGGGCGTAACTCACTGGCCAGATAACCGGCAAGCTGCTCATGATCTCCCGTAAGATCTCCTTCGGAACGTCCACCAGCTTTTCAGCCAGTTCCTCTCGCTCCCAGTCGCTGATCTCAGCGCCAAGCATGGAATCCAGCGCTAGGCTGATTTTGTTACTGTCCATATCTGATTGCTCAATTGATAAGTGCGGCTTTAAACCTTAATTGAAGCTGTGACACCTTTATACATTTTTTTCTCTTCAGAAAATCCCCCTAAGTCCCCTTTCAAAAGGGGGATTGAGGGGGATTTCTTTATTTAGAAATGGGAATTCATCGAGTCTTTAATTCCTTCCCGAAATATTATTGGGGATCACTTAAAAAATTGCCGATGCCATCTCGCTTATAGATATTTGCAGCTCATGATCATCGGTCAATGTTTCGGTGATGGCCACTTGACACGCTTTTCGTGGAGCTATTCCACTTTTTATCAATAGACCAGCGTGGATAAGCAGCCTGGTGCTCGCCCCCTCCTGTAGTCCGGCATCTTTAAGTTCACGGGTCATACGGCCAAAGCGAACAAGGCTCGCCGCAGTATCTGGTGCAATAGCGCCCTCGGATGAAACAATCTCGTTCTCAAGATCCTGAGAAGGGTAGCCGAACTCAATGGAGATAAAGCGCTGCCTGGTCGACTGCTTAAGGTCTTTTAAGACACTCTGGTAACCGGGATTATATGATACCGCCAGCATGAACTGCGGCGGGGCCAGCAGCAGTTCCCCCAACTTCTCGATGGGAAGTTCCCGCCTGTCATCAGCCAGCGGGTGAATGACAACCATGGTGTCTTTTCTGGCTTCAACAATTTCATCAAGATAACAAATTGCTCCTGCTCTCGCTGCCGAAGTCAGGGGGCCATCCATCCAGACAGCCTCGCCACCTTTGAGCAGATAACGGCCAACCAGATCACTGGTCGACAGATCATCATGACACGATACGGTT
Coding sequences:
- a CDS encoding CbbQ/NirQ/NorQ/GpvN family protein, with protein sequence MEITSAKLNQHLIKVEPFYLSQGDELQIAQAAYSNQIPLLLKGPTGCGKTRFMQHLAWKLGRPLITVSCHDDLSTSDLVGRYLLKGGEAVWMDGPLTSAARAGAICYLDEIVEARKDTMVVIHPLADDRRELPIEKLGELLLAPPQFMLAVSYNPGYQSVLKDLKQSTRQRFISIEFGYPSQDLENEIVSSEGAIAPDTAASLVRFGRMTRELKDAGLQEGASTRLLIHAGLLIKSGIAPRKACQVAITETLTDDHELQISISEMASAIF